CGCTGAGAGGCCATTGGTTGCCTCTAATCAGTCGTAGTGCAGTATAACCCATACCTTTAGTAAAAGCATCGACAAATGTAGTTGAAGGGTGATTGTAAAATTCGGGAGGATTTTCCCTCGAGGAAGATGGTGGATACGGCAGACCACCAAGGATGGATCCTACGGAGCCTCCAAATAGAAACTCAGTGCTTGAATCAAGGGTAAATCGCGAGACAAGATCCTGAATGTCAATTGAGTATCCTTCTGAAAGCCTATTCTTTGCTGTGGCTAGGGACATGTCACAAGTCCTCGCAAATAGATCAAAATGACTGATCCTGTCCTTTGTAAAGAATGGTCTTGTCATAGCACGATGGAATCTGATAATAGGCGTGAACATGGTTTCGTTCAAGAAGAGTTGCAAAGATACGGACTTCCACATTTCACCTAAATATCATATTAAATGCATTTTCTGCCAAAAACAAACCCAGACGCTTACCATCAGCATTAAACACCCCTGTGCCAAAGAATGATTCGAGCTGCGAATATAGCATAGGTCCTTTCTCGAACGATTCGAATTGACTAGAAAGAATGGCCTACATTTCACGATTTTAATAATAACCACATCTTCACGTAGGGTGCtgactgaccttgacatgACCAGGTTCATCTGTGGACATCTTTCAAATTTATTAGTGTCGGGTGATAAAAGGTTTGTATGCCCCCAGCCAGGACGCACTATCGTATTGTTAAGAAAAG
The sequence above is a segment of the Psilocybe cubensis strain MGC-MH-2018 chromosome 4, whole genome shotgun sequence genome. Coding sequences within it:
- a CDS encoding Cytochrome P450 monooxygenase 75; translation: MKVPPGPKYLLSLIPFFAKPSVIVYFSLSLLRQHVKLSIPQWMIIMLSIFARPCLFVLENYVSEWLNERAAAQHGAKLATRCPESSLSLVTEFTESILTGYPDEPGHVKAILSSQFESFEKGPMLYSQLESFFGTGVFNADGEMWKSVSLQLFLNETMFTPIIRFHRAMTRPFFTKDRISHFDLFARTCDMSLATAKNRLSEGYSIDIQDLVSRFTLDSSTEFLFGGSVGSILGGLPYPPSSSRENPPEFYNHPSTTFVDAFTKGMGYTALRLIRGNQWPLSEFWKDVVAPLREIMDQFTEPLMQAALNKRGT